The Ornithodoros turicata isolate Travis chromosome 7, ASM3712646v1, whole genome shotgun sequence genome includes a region encoding these proteins:
- the LOC135401168 gene encoding xaa-Pro aminopeptidase 1-like isoform X2 — protein MDARTLITLVAVLCTAHVCVHAEVTTSTSLAPCNEDSGIRVNTTDRLRRLRHLMRTANLSGYIIPSEDAHHSEFVPEYTRRLQFISGFSGSAGMAVVLQERAGAWTDSRYTEQIALQVDCNWRTLTSDDVSVQDFIREDGVENTLRIGVDTRLVTQSWYEETKQQFRRRNIELVGSPDNLIDVIWTIGVGRPTEPYSSIQVHELKYSGETWQNKTMRLRSKLSQDHADAIVITALDEIAWLFNLRGKDVPHTPVFESFALVTQQNAKLYIKRGLDRLGPRVKRLLNANGCNETSDKCVMVLDYRDAYSDIPSGVNNMSWVVVTASCSYALCGAIPKEKQLLKESPLLLLKAIKNSVEIEGMKRAHLKDCVAQASMYSALERDLSQGRDWTELKVGKKLKELRKEQTLYQVDSFETIAASGPNAAKAHYLPTAATDRKVSKEDMLLVDTGGQYLDGTVDITRTWHFGDPTHFQKEAYTRVLMGVINLFSFVFRYGITDAQLDVIARAPLFDVGLMYGHGTGHGIGSYLGVHDGPPRITYSAAKRGMPLSSGMFFSIEPGYYRAKEMGIRLETTAMVVEARTKYAADTELYLKLEPVAFLPFDSNLILRDMLTPKQVNWLNKYNENIMLHLGKELAAQKRFDAVEWLRRRVFVVDQPKCSGAADAIENSACDDNILTSLP, from the exons ATGGACGCTAGGACGTTAATTACGCTTGTCGCCGTGTTAT GTACAGCGCATGTCTGCGTGCATGCGGAGGTCACCACCAGTACCTCACTGGCTCCTTGCAAT gAAGATTCGGGGATTCGTGTAAACACCACAGACCGACTACGAAGGCTTCGTCACTTGATGAGGACAGCTAATCTATCTGGCTACATCATTCCATCCGAGGATGCGCACCAT AGCGAGTTCGTGCCCGAGTACACCAGAAGACTTCAGTTTATTTCCGGATTCTCCGGCTCCGCTG GCATGGCTGTTGTTCTCCAGGAGCGCGCTGGTGCCTGGACGGACTCACGGTACACGGAACAGATTGCGCTTCAAGTGGACTGCAACTGGAGGACACTGACTTCGGATGACGTCAGCGTGCAAGACTTCATCCGGGAAGATGGCGTCGAGAATACACTTCGAATCGGTGTTGATACTCGTCTCGTCACACAGAGTTGG TACGAAGAGACGAAACAGCAGTTCAGACGACGCAACATCGAGTTAGTGGGATCACCCGACAACCTGATTGACGTTATCTGGACGATCGGTGTTGGGAGGCCCACGGAACCTTACTCCAGCATTCAGGTTCATGAGCTGAAATACTCTG GTGAAACATGGCAGAATAAGACCATGAGACTCCGTTCTAAGTTGTCGCAAGACCATGCAGATGCCATTGTTATAACTGCTCTTGACGAAATCGCAT GGCTCTTTAATCTACGCGGGAAGGATGTTCCGCATACACCTGTGTTCGAGTCGTTTGCTCTCGTCACCCAGCAGAACGCTAA GTTGTACATAAAGCGTGGTTTAGATCGGCTGGGGCCACGAGTCAAGAGACTGCTGAATGCCAATGGCTGCAACGAAACTTCAGACAAGTGTGTCATG GTCCTAGACTACCGCGACGCTTACAGTGACATTCCTTCGGGTGTGAACAACATGTCCTGGGTTGTAGTCACTGCATCGTGCAGCTACGCATTATGTGGAGCCATACCCAAG GAGAAGCAACTGTTGAAAGAATCCCCTCTGCTTTTGTTGAAAGCTATAAAAAACAGCGTTGAAATCGAAGGCATGAAGCGCGCACAC CTTAAAGACTGTGTAGCACAGGCTTCCATGTATTCTGCTTTGGAGAGAGACCTCTCACAGGGAAGAGATTGGACGGAACTGAAAGTCGGCAAGAAACTGAAGGAGCTGAGAAA GGAGCAGACCTTATACCAAGTCGACAGCTTTGAGACCATTGCAGCGTCGGGACCAAACGCGGCCAAAGCCCATTACCTTCCCACGGCTGCAACAGACAGGAAGGTGTCCAAGGAGGATATGCTTCTTGTCGATACTGGGGGGCAGTACCT GGACGGCACAGTGGACATTACGCGTACATGGCATTTTGGAGATCCAACGCATTTCCAGAAG GAAGCCTATACAAGGGTCCTCATGGGTGTGATCAATCTCTTCAGTTTTGTGTTTCGATATGGCATTACCG ACGCCCAATTGGATGTCATTGCACGGGCACCCTTGTTTGATGTTGGGCTGATGTACGGCCACGGGACAGGTCATGGCATTGGGTCCTACCTTGGAGTGCATGACG GTCCACCACGCATTACCTACAGTGCCGCGAAGCGTGGCATGCCTCTATCGTCCGGAATGTTCTTCTCCATAG AGCCGGGTTACTACAGGGCGAAAGAAATGGGCATAAGGCTTGAAACGACTGCTATGGTTGTTGAAGCGAGGACGAAG TATGCTGCGGATACGGAGCTTTACCTGAAGCTGGAACCTGTGGCATTCCTACCTTTCGACAGTAATCTCATTCTACGAGACATGTTGACTCCCAAACAG GTAAACTGGCTGAACAAATACAACGAGAACATCATGCTTCACCTGGGGAAAGAGCTTGCCGCCCAAAAGAGATTCGACGCTGTCGAATGGCTAAGGCGGCGGGTGTTCGTCGTCGACCAACCAAAGTGCAGCGGCGCCGCCgacgcaattgaaaattccgctTGCG ATGACAACATCCTAACCAGCTTACCATGA
- the LOC135401168 gene encoding xaa-Pro aminopeptidase 1-like isoform X1: MDARTLITLVAVLCTAHVCVHAEVTTSTSLAPCNEDSGIRVNTTDRLRRLRHLMRTANLSGYIIPSEDAHHSEFVPEYTRRLQFISGFSGSAGMAVVLQERAGAWTDSRYTEQIALQVDCNWRTLTSDDVSVQDFIREDGVENTLRIGVDTRLVTQSWYEETKQQFRRRNIELVGSPDNLIDVIWTIGVGRPTEPYSSIQVHELKYSGETWQNKTMRLRSKLSQDHADAIVITALDEIAWLFNLRGKDVPHTPVFESFALVTQQNAKLYIKRGLDRLGPRVKRLLNANGCNETSDKCVMVLDYRDAYSDIPSGVNNMSWVVVTASCSYALCGAIPKEKQLLKESPLLLLKAIKNSVEIEGMKRAHLKDCVAQASMYSALERDLSQGRDWTELKVGKKLKELRKEQTLYQVDSFETIAASGPNAAKAHYLPTAATDRKVSKEDMLLVDTGGQYLDGTVDITRTWHFGDPTHFQKEAYTRVLMGVINLFSFVFRYGITDAQLDVIARAPLFDVGLMYGHGTGHGIGSYLGVHDGPPRITYSAAKRGMPLSSGMFFSIEPGYYRAKEMGIRLETTAMVVEARTKYAADTELYLKLEPVAFLPFDSNLILRDMLTPKQVNWLNKYNENIMLHLGKELAAQKRFDAVEWLRRRVFVVDQPKCSGAADAIENSACGILLYTIIYYAIHAALIAA, encoded by the exons ATGGACGCTAGGACGTTAATTACGCTTGTCGCCGTGTTAT GTACAGCGCATGTCTGCGTGCATGCGGAGGTCACCACCAGTACCTCACTGGCTCCTTGCAAT gAAGATTCGGGGATTCGTGTAAACACCACAGACCGACTACGAAGGCTTCGTCACTTGATGAGGACAGCTAATCTATCTGGCTACATCATTCCATCCGAGGATGCGCACCAT AGCGAGTTCGTGCCCGAGTACACCAGAAGACTTCAGTTTATTTCCGGATTCTCCGGCTCCGCTG GCATGGCTGTTGTTCTCCAGGAGCGCGCTGGTGCCTGGACGGACTCACGGTACACGGAACAGATTGCGCTTCAAGTGGACTGCAACTGGAGGACACTGACTTCGGATGACGTCAGCGTGCAAGACTTCATCCGGGAAGATGGCGTCGAGAATACACTTCGAATCGGTGTTGATACTCGTCTCGTCACACAGAGTTGG TACGAAGAGACGAAACAGCAGTTCAGACGACGCAACATCGAGTTAGTGGGATCACCCGACAACCTGATTGACGTTATCTGGACGATCGGTGTTGGGAGGCCCACGGAACCTTACTCCAGCATTCAGGTTCATGAGCTGAAATACTCTG GTGAAACATGGCAGAATAAGACCATGAGACTCCGTTCTAAGTTGTCGCAAGACCATGCAGATGCCATTGTTATAACTGCTCTTGACGAAATCGCAT GGCTCTTTAATCTACGCGGGAAGGATGTTCCGCATACACCTGTGTTCGAGTCGTTTGCTCTCGTCACCCAGCAGAACGCTAA GTTGTACATAAAGCGTGGTTTAGATCGGCTGGGGCCACGAGTCAAGAGACTGCTGAATGCCAATGGCTGCAACGAAACTTCAGACAAGTGTGTCATG GTCCTAGACTACCGCGACGCTTACAGTGACATTCCTTCGGGTGTGAACAACATGTCCTGGGTTGTAGTCACTGCATCGTGCAGCTACGCATTATGTGGAGCCATACCCAAG GAGAAGCAACTGTTGAAAGAATCCCCTCTGCTTTTGTTGAAAGCTATAAAAAACAGCGTTGAAATCGAAGGCATGAAGCGCGCACAC CTTAAAGACTGTGTAGCACAGGCTTCCATGTATTCTGCTTTGGAGAGAGACCTCTCACAGGGAAGAGATTGGACGGAACTGAAAGTCGGCAAGAAACTGAAGGAGCTGAGAAA GGAGCAGACCTTATACCAAGTCGACAGCTTTGAGACCATTGCAGCGTCGGGACCAAACGCGGCCAAAGCCCATTACCTTCCCACGGCTGCAACAGACAGGAAGGTGTCCAAGGAGGATATGCTTCTTGTCGATACTGGGGGGCAGTACCT GGACGGCACAGTGGACATTACGCGTACATGGCATTTTGGAGATCCAACGCATTTCCAGAAG GAAGCCTATACAAGGGTCCTCATGGGTGTGATCAATCTCTTCAGTTTTGTGTTTCGATATGGCATTACCG ACGCCCAATTGGATGTCATTGCACGGGCACCCTTGTTTGATGTTGGGCTGATGTACGGCCACGGGACAGGTCATGGCATTGGGTCCTACCTTGGAGTGCATGACG GTCCACCACGCATTACCTACAGTGCCGCGAAGCGTGGCATGCCTCTATCGTCCGGAATGTTCTTCTCCATAG AGCCGGGTTACTACAGGGCGAAAGAAATGGGCATAAGGCTTGAAACGACTGCTATGGTTGTTGAAGCGAGGACGAAG TATGCTGCGGATACGGAGCTTTACCTGAAGCTGGAACCTGTGGCATTCCTACCTTTCGACAGTAATCTCATTCTACGAGACATGTTGACTCCCAAACAG GTAAACTGGCTGAACAAATACAACGAGAACATCATGCTTCACCTGGGGAAAGAGCTTGCCGCCCAAAAGAGATTCGACGCTGTCGAATGGCTAAGGCGGCGGGTGTTCGTCGTCGACCAACCAAAGTGCAGCGGCGCCGCCgacgcaattgaaaattccgctTGCGGTATCTTGCTCTATACGATAATTTATTATGCGATCCATGCTGCACTCATTGCCGCTTAG
- the LOC135401168 gene encoding xaa-Pro aminopeptidase 2-like isoform X3, whose protein sequence is MRTIASSCPSTPEDFSLFPDSPAPLERAGAWTDSRYTEQIALQVDCNWRTLTSDDVSVQDFIREDGVENTLRIGVDTRLVTQSWYEETKQQFRRRNIELVGSPDNLIDVIWTIGVGRPTEPYSSIQVHELKYSGETWQNKTMRLRSKLSQDHADAIVITALDEIAWLFNLRGKDVPHTPVFESFALVTQQNAKLYIKRGLDRLGPRVKRLLNANGCNETSDKCVMVLDYRDAYSDIPSGVNNMSWVVVTASCSYALCGAIPKEKQLLKESPLLLLKAIKNSVEIEGMKRAHLKDCVAQASMYSALERDLSQGRDWTELKVGKKLKELRKEQTLYQVDSFETIAASGPNAAKAHYLPTAATDRKVSKEDMLLVDTGGQYLDGTVDITRTWHFGDPTHFQKEAYTRVLMGVINLFSFVFRYGITDAQLDVIARAPLFDVGLMYGHGTGHGIGSYLGVHDGPPRITYSAAKRGMPLSSGMFFSIEPGYYRAKEMGIRLETTAMVVEARTKYAADTELYLKLEPVAFLPFDSNLILRDMLTPKQVNWLNKYNENIMLHLGKELAAQKRFDAVEWLRRRVFVVDQPKCSGAADAIENSACGILLYTIIYYAIHAALIAA, encoded by the exons ATGCGCACCAT AGCGAGTTCGTGCCCGAGTACACCAGAAGACTTCAGTTTATTTCCGGATTCTCCGGCTCCGCTG GAGCGCGCTGGTGCCTGGACGGACTCACGGTACACGGAACAGATTGCGCTTCAAGTGGACTGCAACTGGAGGACACTGACTTCGGATGACGTCAGCGTGCAAGACTTCATCCGGGAAGATGGCGTCGAGAATACACTTCGAATCGGTGTTGATACTCGTCTCGTCACACAGAGTTGG TACGAAGAGACGAAACAGCAGTTCAGACGACGCAACATCGAGTTAGTGGGATCACCCGACAACCTGATTGACGTTATCTGGACGATCGGTGTTGGGAGGCCCACGGAACCTTACTCCAGCATTCAGGTTCATGAGCTGAAATACTCTG GTGAAACATGGCAGAATAAGACCATGAGACTCCGTTCTAAGTTGTCGCAAGACCATGCAGATGCCATTGTTATAACTGCTCTTGACGAAATCGCAT GGCTCTTTAATCTACGCGGGAAGGATGTTCCGCATACACCTGTGTTCGAGTCGTTTGCTCTCGTCACCCAGCAGAACGCTAA GTTGTACATAAAGCGTGGTTTAGATCGGCTGGGGCCACGAGTCAAGAGACTGCTGAATGCCAATGGCTGCAACGAAACTTCAGACAAGTGTGTCATG GTCCTAGACTACCGCGACGCTTACAGTGACATTCCTTCGGGTGTGAACAACATGTCCTGGGTTGTAGTCACTGCATCGTGCAGCTACGCATTATGTGGAGCCATACCCAAG GAGAAGCAACTGTTGAAAGAATCCCCTCTGCTTTTGTTGAAAGCTATAAAAAACAGCGTTGAAATCGAAGGCATGAAGCGCGCACAC CTTAAAGACTGTGTAGCACAGGCTTCCATGTATTCTGCTTTGGAGAGAGACCTCTCACAGGGAAGAGATTGGACGGAACTGAAAGTCGGCAAGAAACTGAAGGAGCTGAGAAA GGAGCAGACCTTATACCAAGTCGACAGCTTTGAGACCATTGCAGCGTCGGGACCAAACGCGGCCAAAGCCCATTACCTTCCCACGGCTGCAACAGACAGGAAGGTGTCCAAGGAGGATATGCTTCTTGTCGATACTGGGGGGCAGTACCT GGACGGCACAGTGGACATTACGCGTACATGGCATTTTGGAGATCCAACGCATTTCCAGAAG GAAGCCTATACAAGGGTCCTCATGGGTGTGATCAATCTCTTCAGTTTTGTGTTTCGATATGGCATTACCG ACGCCCAATTGGATGTCATTGCACGGGCACCCTTGTTTGATGTTGGGCTGATGTACGGCCACGGGACAGGTCATGGCATTGGGTCCTACCTTGGAGTGCATGACG GTCCACCACGCATTACCTACAGTGCCGCGAAGCGTGGCATGCCTCTATCGTCCGGAATGTTCTTCTCCATAG AGCCGGGTTACTACAGGGCGAAAGAAATGGGCATAAGGCTTGAAACGACTGCTATGGTTGTTGAAGCGAGGACGAAG TATGCTGCGGATACGGAGCTTTACCTGAAGCTGGAACCTGTGGCATTCCTACCTTTCGACAGTAATCTCATTCTACGAGACATGTTGACTCCCAAACAG GTAAACTGGCTGAACAAATACAACGAGAACATCATGCTTCACCTGGGGAAAGAGCTTGCCGCCCAAAAGAGATTCGACGCTGTCGAATGGCTAAGGCGGCGGGTGTTCGTCGTCGACCAACCAAAGTGCAGCGGCGCCGCCgacgcaattgaaaattccgctTGCGGTATCTTGCTCTATACGATAATTTATTATGCGATCCATGCTGCACTCATTGCCGCTTAG
- the LOC135401168 gene encoding xaa-Pro aminopeptidase 2-like isoform X4, whose product MFGGCEDFGSIELFQYEETKQQFRRRNIELVGSPDNLIDVIWTIGVGRPTEPYSSIQVHELKYSGETWQNKTMRLRSKLSQDHADAIVITALDEIAWLFNLRGKDVPHTPVFESFALVTQQNAKLYIKRGLDRLGPRVKRLLNANGCNETSDKCVMVLDYRDAYSDIPSGVNNMSWVVVTASCSYALCGAIPKEKQLLKESPLLLLKAIKNSVEIEGMKRAHLKDCVAQASMYSALERDLSQGRDWTELKVGKKLKELRKEQTLYQVDSFETIAASGPNAAKAHYLPTAATDRKVSKEDMLLVDTGGQYLDGTVDITRTWHFGDPTHFQKEAYTRVLMGVINLFSFVFRYGITDAQLDVIARAPLFDVGLMYGHGTGHGIGSYLGVHDGPPRITYSAAKRGMPLSSGMFFSIEPGYYRAKEMGIRLETTAMVVEARTKYAADTELYLKLEPVAFLPFDSNLILRDMLTPKQVNWLNKYNENIMLHLGKELAAQKRFDAVEWLRRRVFVVDQPKCSGAADAIENSACGILLYTIIYYAIHAALIAA is encoded by the exons ATGTTTGGTGGCTGCGAGGATTTTGGTAGCATTGAATTGTTCCAGTACGAAGAGACGAAACAGCAGTTCAGACGACGCAACATCGAGTTAGTGGGATCACCCGACAACCTGATTGACGTTATCTGGACGATCGGTGTTGGGAGGCCCACGGAACCTTACTCCAGCATTCAGGTTCATGAGCTGAAATACTCTG GTGAAACATGGCAGAATAAGACCATGAGACTCCGTTCTAAGTTGTCGCAAGACCATGCAGATGCCATTGTTATAACTGCTCTTGACGAAATCGCAT GGCTCTTTAATCTACGCGGGAAGGATGTTCCGCATACACCTGTGTTCGAGTCGTTTGCTCTCGTCACCCAGCAGAACGCTAA GTTGTACATAAAGCGTGGTTTAGATCGGCTGGGGCCACGAGTCAAGAGACTGCTGAATGCCAATGGCTGCAACGAAACTTCAGACAAGTGTGTCATG GTCCTAGACTACCGCGACGCTTACAGTGACATTCCTTCGGGTGTGAACAACATGTCCTGGGTTGTAGTCACTGCATCGTGCAGCTACGCATTATGTGGAGCCATACCCAAG GAGAAGCAACTGTTGAAAGAATCCCCTCTGCTTTTGTTGAAAGCTATAAAAAACAGCGTTGAAATCGAAGGCATGAAGCGCGCACAC CTTAAAGACTGTGTAGCACAGGCTTCCATGTATTCTGCTTTGGAGAGAGACCTCTCACAGGGAAGAGATTGGACGGAACTGAAAGTCGGCAAGAAACTGAAGGAGCTGAGAAA GGAGCAGACCTTATACCAAGTCGACAGCTTTGAGACCATTGCAGCGTCGGGACCAAACGCGGCCAAAGCCCATTACCTTCCCACGGCTGCAACAGACAGGAAGGTGTCCAAGGAGGATATGCTTCTTGTCGATACTGGGGGGCAGTACCT GGACGGCACAGTGGACATTACGCGTACATGGCATTTTGGAGATCCAACGCATTTCCAGAAG GAAGCCTATACAAGGGTCCTCATGGGTGTGATCAATCTCTTCAGTTTTGTGTTTCGATATGGCATTACCG ACGCCCAATTGGATGTCATTGCACGGGCACCCTTGTTTGATGTTGGGCTGATGTACGGCCACGGGACAGGTCATGGCATTGGGTCCTACCTTGGAGTGCATGACG GTCCACCACGCATTACCTACAGTGCCGCGAAGCGTGGCATGCCTCTATCGTCCGGAATGTTCTTCTCCATAG AGCCGGGTTACTACAGGGCGAAAGAAATGGGCATAAGGCTTGAAACGACTGCTATGGTTGTTGAAGCGAGGACGAAG TATGCTGCGGATACGGAGCTTTACCTGAAGCTGGAACCTGTGGCATTCCTACCTTTCGACAGTAATCTCATTCTACGAGACATGTTGACTCCCAAACAG GTAAACTGGCTGAACAAATACAACGAGAACATCATGCTTCACCTGGGGAAAGAGCTTGCCGCCCAAAAGAGATTCGACGCTGTCGAATGGCTAAGGCGGCGGGTGTTCGTCGTCGACCAACCAAAGTGCAGCGGCGCCGCCgacgcaattgaaaattccgctTGCGGTATCTTGCTCTATACGATAATTTATTATGCGATCCATGCTGCACTCATTGCCGCTTAG
- the LOC135401172 gene encoding uncharacterized protein LOC135401172 — translation MFLRWVLLSTLFFLFVGAAPTNKVLAEAKDELLLAESLQAHKDEDLQSASESPEAAKDASQSAAPGNATSSVTDDVPHDAQATTPSNGGKSSQEDDNSTSTYHLLHQFMDYNATSSTDESGYKLGYSVDDGKLKRFRYEERTPEGAIVGEFGYHKNGVIRGVRYAAEPGVHPKVVYEALVKFFSL, via the exons ATGTTTTTACGCTGG GTGCTGTTGTCaactcttttctttctcttcgtgggAGCAGCTCCAACGAACAAAGTCCTCGCAGAAGCCAAAGACGAATTGCTGCTCGCCGAAAGTTTACAGGCACACAAGGACGAAGATCTGCAGAGCGCTTCCGAAAGCCCAGAAGCTGCCAAGGATGCGAGTCAGAGTGCGGCGCCGGGCAATGCAACTTCATCGGTCACCGATGATGTTCCGCACGACGCCCAGGCTACCACACCGTCGAACGGTGGTAAATCCAGCCAAGAGGATGATAACAGTACCAGTACatatcacctcctgcaccagttCATGGACTATAACGCTACCAGCTCAACAGATGAAAGTGGCTACAAACTAGGGTACAGCGTGGACGATGGAAAGTTGAAAAGGTTTAGGTACGAAGAGAGAACACCGGAAGGCGCCATTGTTGGCGAGTTTGGGTACCACAAGAACGGTGTCATCAGGGGTGTCAGGTACGCTGCTGAGCCTGGTGTTCATCCTAAAGTCGTTTACGAGGCCCTCGTGAAATTTTTCTCTCTCTGA